GTCGTCCTTGGAAGAGCAACCCGATCGGTTGCAGGAAATGGAAGATGCCTTGTACAGGTTTTTCACCGCCCGAGTGGGGTTGCGGTTTTTAACCGTTCATCACGTATTGTCGTCCCGCCGTCCGTCGGCTAAGGCATTGAAAGATGTCACGTTTTTGTTCCCACCGGACCAAAGCGATGATTTCTTGGGATGTATTCAAACTAACTGCGATCTTGTTAAGGAAGTTAACAAGGTTGCAAAGTTAATTCATGAGCAAACAATGGAATATTACGGTATCTGTCCAGAAATTGAAGTAGTGGACTGCATCGAGGATACGGATCAGGCAAAAGACGGCAAGAGCAAAAACAAAACGCGAGACTTTACCTACGTTCCTCATCATTTGCACTACATGATTTGCGAACTCTTGAAAAACTCATGCCGGGCTACGGTCCAACAATTTCGTGCGCAAGAAATGCACACCCAGGGTCCATACGGACACGATAGCGCCAAAATTCCCTCGATCAAggtcgtcatggtcaagGGTGAAGAAGATGTGACAATTAAAGTTGCCGACAAGGGTGGTGGCATTCCCCGCTccaaaatggagcgcatTTGGAAATTTGCACATTCGACGGCGGACCAGAACGAAGCGGAATCCGATTTTGGAACGGACGCGACTAGTGGTGCACGGATTCGCGGATTTGGCTTGCCACTCGCACGTATTTACGCGCGCTACTTTGGAGGCGAATTGACTCTGAAGTCGACGGAAGGGTACGGGTTGGATGCGTACTTGCATTTACCGCGACTTGGAGATGCCTGCGAGAAGCTACCCCATTTGGTCAAGTCGAGTCCGGGTGAATTGGATTCCATGCCGAATCGCTACGTAAAAAACTAAACAGCCAGCATCAGTAACGGATAGCTAAATCTATTGCAAGGACCTAATCCTCATTGTGTTGGCTCCAGAGATATTCCATTCTATTGATAGTGATATACATAGCAGAATTGGCAGTCTAGTTGTTGCCTAGCGGATAGAGAGACTGTCTGGATACAACTCTATTCCAAACGAGCTTAACCTCGAATTTTTGACCAAAAATTTGTCCAGTGAGCATTCTTGTTGTGACGCTTACTTTTGGGAATCGTCGCGCCATGGTTTCCGAACCCGGTTAACTGTTAAAGTTGTTCAAAGTCAGTAAGGTGAAAGAGTTTCACTGTTGTACTAGAAGTATTTATGATTGATGTTTGTCGGCCAGTTATTTTGTTTTAAATGAAAGCAGATAACCACCTAAATATCACATATTTTGACAATGAGTGCTCTACTAGAAAGCTTTTTACAGTCAGTGCAGCATTTAGATTTGTAAATTTGCCACCCACCGTAAAAAATCGGTGTATCTACTCACGGTCAAGCGCTGGTCACTTCACGCAACGCATCTATGGAAAATGAAAAAAGCTCCGGGTCCATGCTGTCGGCGTCAATCGAATACGACTATTATTGCACTCCTTGCAGTCATCCCTTTGTGCAGCATCAACGTATTCAGCAATTTGTGGCAGTCCATTTTCGCCGCTACGGAAAATTCCAGCAAAGGGGATGGAGAAGCCTTTCACATGCTTCACTGGACACAAAATCGGACCAATCGGGAGGAGTTGCATAGAGTTTCGTTGGCTACGCTGCCTACGACCGCGACTGCCGATGCTATCGGGAGTATCTCCCGCCTTGGCAGCACCAGCGAGTCTGTCGAAAACTCCGACGGAACTTTCAACCAAATTGTGGAGCTCCCTATCGACGAAACGTTCTCGGCCTGCATCCTGTTTATGGACGACAATCCCCGTCTAGTGGAGTGGTTGGTCTATCATTTCTTTGCCTTGAACTTGCGCGAAGTTGTCGTGGCCGTCGATTGACGAAGCAAATCGAGTCCTTGGCCATCTCTGAAGCGCTGGACGCCGTACATGAATATCACCGTCTGAAACGACAACGACTACCATTTTGCATCCGACGAACAGATTGCTCTCAATGGCACGTTAGTCCAAAAAAGAAATGTGCACCTTTCTAGGCAGAAGCTCTTTCATGGAGAATTTATAAAGTACCTGCAAGGACGAAAGAGGACATGGACCGCATTCCATGACATCGACGAGTATATTTCTGTTGACGAACGAGTCGTTTCCAATGCCAAAGAGCGTAGCTCCACGCCAGGAAGCGTAATGCGTACGAATCCCATTCCCGACGGCTGGAACGAAAGCTGTGCTCCAGTACCAAGGTGTCGATTTTCAGCTGTGGAAAGCCACCCAGAAGAGGTGAGCGTGGGGGTCCCTTCTATAATCGGTGCAAACCAGCTCGAAACGCTTCGCTGGATGTATCGTTCACAGAAAGGTCGTGACGGTCTACCCAAGTCGATAATTGATATTTCCCAGGTCCCCTTGCACAAAGGTACTAATTTGGCATTCATAGAGTTGTCAAAGGAATTTGTCCCAGGCAGAACTTTGAGCGCAGCTTTTTGGTGATAAATCACTACCTGGGTGACTGGAACGTGTAGtacgtgttgttgttgttgttgttttcgatGAGAGTCCTTGACATAAGGGTTACtgctttttcgaaatttgTGCCCACGCTGTTCCTTTCTGACCACTTCTTAGTCGTATTGCTTTTCCATTGCAGTTCCTTTCGAGATGATAGCCGAAAGGGAGGCGAGAAAAGTAGGCAAGTGTGGGAATTCCGAACCAACGAGACCGAGGGTGGCTCGGCTGATCAGATCCGACCATGGATTGGCGGCTTTGTTGCTGCCATGGGCGAAGAACgtgctttccttttgttgaAGGACGCCGGGTTGCCACAGAACTTCAAagttttcaacaaaaatgaaTGGAGAGTCAAAAAGTCTGCTGTTCACTCTTATTTGAAAAATGGGCTTGATCCACAGCTCATAGATTTTCTAGATCAGCACGCTGGTTAGTTTATTGCCTAGTGGGATGTTGCCTGGTTCTAGCATGCTACACCGTAAATATTGGGTGAGGAGTTCCCCAGGGAAGGGATAAGTCAAGTGTTGGAGGGGGTTCTTGGCTGTAATTGTCCAAAAGCGTGATCATTGTTTGCACAAGACATCCTCTAGCACTAATTAGAGCTAATAACAAGGTGGCTCCAATTGACTCTCGCGGTTACTGTGCACCGAAGCTTGCGAAATGTCGTCGCTGCCAGATCGACAGATATGTGAACCTCCCTCTCTAGACTCCACACCGGATGTACAGCCAGACTTTCACTGGAGCGCCTTGGTAACCCTTTTTCCATAATCACATAGGGCTGGGATGACATCCCGTGGGAATCTCTTGCGGCACTCGTTTGCACGCACTACACTCTATTATATGGCTCAACGTATAAATGTAAGCAACCCACGCGCCGTCCTAGCCCAAAAATGCTCCCTATTGTTTTCCGATGACCGCCTGGCTGTGGGGACGGGAACGGTGTGTGTCGAGTAAATAGGGGAAGAGTCCCTTAGGATCGAAAGCGTGAGACGTCGCGTGTGGCGGGCAGGATTCATGTGTAGAAATCGCCCGAGACACCAAAAATATAGGTATTTTCTCGTCGGGTCGCAACGCGAGACGATCCAGCCCCACAGAATATACCGTACAACCGGAGACAACGGGTGGGGAGGAACGTAGGACTGCGGCCAGTGCTCTTTGGAGAGGAAACGACTAGAGCATCCACAGTGAACAAGGGTTTCACTATCGATAACCGCACGCATTGCGACGGTAAGAGTCTGCCGTTTAGTGGCACCATGAATTCGCTGTTTCATCGATTGAATGATCGCCGCAAATCCCGCAGAAAGTCCAAGGAAGAC
This is a stretch of genomic DNA from Phaeodactylum tricornutum CCAP 1055/1 chromosome 17, whole genome shotgun sequence. It encodes these proteins:
- a CDS encoding predicted protein; amino-acid sequence: MQQLESLASQRPTPLRLADMYEYGRGIDPAQRLRNSQFLHRELPIRVAQRAYDLLTLPHGLSNATPIRQVAATYIQYLQQFKSRPCPQNKPQEEEFTDFVQSLVLDRAAVPISIFREQPDRLQEMEDALYRFFTARVGLRFLTVHHVLSSRRPSAKALKDVTFLFPPDQSDDFLGCIQTNCDLVKEVNKVAKLIHEQTMEYYGICPEIEVSKNKTRDFTYVPHHLHYMICELLKNSCRATVQQFRAQEMHTQGPYGHDSAKIPSIKVVMVKGEEDVTIKVADKGGGIPRSKMERIWKFAHSTADQNEAESDFGTDATSGARIRGFGLPLARIYARYFGGELTLKSTEGYGLDAYLHLPRLGDACEKLP
- a CDS encoding predicted protein, translating into MRTNPIPDGWNESCAPVPRCRFSAVESHPEEVSVGVPSIIGANQLETLRWMYRSQKGRDGLPKVVKGICPRQNFERSFLVINHYLGDWNVYSFRDDSRKGGEKSRQVWEFRTNETEGGSADQIRPWIGGFVAAMGEERAFLLLKDAGLPQNFKVFNKNEWRVKKSAVHSYLKNGLDPQLIDFLDQHAG
- a CDS encoding predicted protein, translated to MKKAPGPCCRRQSNTTIIALLAVIPLCSINVFSNLWQSIFAATENSSKGDGEAFHMLHWTQNRTNREELHRVSLATLPTTATADAIGSISRLGSTSESVENSDGTFNQIVELPIDETFSACILFMDDNPRLVEWLVYHFFALNLREVVVAVD